In one Sander lucioperca isolate FBNREF2018 chromosome 7, SLUC_FBN_1.2, whole genome shotgun sequence genomic region, the following are encoded:
- the LOC116040226 gene encoding NLR family CARD domain-containing protein 3-like isoform X3, whose amino-acid sequence MYIQLYIRKGGTTEVNAEHEARQIETASWKPDRPETTIRQEDIFKTSTGRDEPIRTVMTTGVAGIGKTVLTQKFTLDWAEDKANQDIQFTFPFTFKELNVLKEKKYSLVELVHHFFSIAKEAGICRLDEFQVLFIFDGLDECRLPLDFHNTEILTDATESTSVGVLLTNLIRGKLLPSARLWITTRPAAANQIPPEYVDIVTEVRGFADPQKEEYFRKRFRDEEQASRIISHVKTSRSLHIMCHIPVFCWITATVLEDVLKTREGGELPKTLTEMYIHFLVVQSKLKNVKYDGGAEMDQHWSPESRKMIESLGKLAFEQLQKGNLIFYESDLAECGIDIRAASVYSGVFTQIFKEERGLYQDKVFCFVHLSVQEFLAALHVHLTFTNSGVNLLPKAKWWSNPFKDRFTPTHLYQSAVDKALQSPNGHLDLFLRFLLGLSLETNQTLLRGLMTQKGSTSQTNQETVQYIKKKINEKLSPERSINLFHCLNELNDHSLVEEIQQYLRSGSLSPYKLSPAQWSALVFILLSSEKDLDVFDLNQYSASEEALLRLLPVVKASNKALLTSCNISERSCEALSSVLSSQSSSLRELDLSNNDLQDSGVKLLSAGLENQLCTLETLRLTGCKLSDGSCEALSSVLSSQSTSLRELDLSNNDLHDSGVKLLSAGLQSPYCILENLRLTGCNLSESSCAALSSVLSSQSSRLRELDLSNNDLHDSGVKLLSAGLQSPYCTLKNLRSVLSQLYMICGKIALRWLCHCFSMGRAMKTRVTVTLGMVHRSKLPLSAAFKVQIISTLTLFPTDLSRHNQNQKQ is encoded by the exons ATGTACATACAACTCTACATCAGAAAGGGAGGGACTACAGAGGTCAATGCTGAACATGAGGCCAGACAAATTGAAACAGCATCTtggaaaccagacagaccagaaacaacaatcagacaagaagacatctttaaaacctCAACTGGAAGGGATGAACCAATCAGGACAGTGATGACAACGGGAGTGGCTGGCattgggaaaacagtcttaacacagaagttcactctggactgggctgaagacaaagccaatcaggacatccagttcacatttccattcactttcaaagagctgaatgtgctgaaagagaaaaagtacagcttggtggaacttgttcatCACTTCTTTAGTATTGcaaaagaagcaggaatctgcaggcTTGACGAGTTCCAGGTtttgttcatctttgacggtttGGATGAGTGtagacttcctctggacttccacaacactgagatcctgactgatgctacagagtccacctcagtgggtgtgctgctgacaaacctcatcagggggaaactgcttccttctgctcgcctctggataaccacacgacctgcagcagccaatcagatccctcctgagtaTGTTGACATAGTGACCGAGGTCAGAGGGTTTgctgacccacagaaggaggagtacttcaggaagagattcagagatgaggagcaggccagcagaatTATCTCCCACgtcaagacatcacgaagcctccacatcatgtgtcacatcccagtcttctgctggatcactgctacagttctggaggacgtgttgaagaccagagagggaggagagctgcccaagaccctgactgagatgtacatccacttcctggtggttcagtccaaactgaAGAACGTCAAGTACGATGGAGGAGCTGAGATGGATCAACACTGGAgtccagagagcaggaagatgattgagtctctgggaaaactggcttttgagcagctgcagaaaggcaacctgatcttctatgaatcagacctggCAGAGTGTGGCATTGATATCAGAGCAGCCTCAGTATACTCAGGAGtcttcacacagatctttaaagaggagagaggactgtaccaggacaaggtgttctgctttgtccatctgagtgttcaggagtttctggcagctcttcatgtccatctgacattcaccAACTCTGGTGTCAATCTGCTGCCAAAAGCGAAATGGTGGTCTAATCCATTTAAAGACAGATTTACACCGACACATCTCTACCAGAGTGCCgtggacaaggccttacagagtccaaatggacacctggacttgttcctccgcttcctcctgggtctttcactgGAGACCAATCAGACTCTCCTACGAGGTCTGATGACACAAAAAGGAAGTACCTCACAGACAAATCAGGAAACAGTCCAatacatcaagaagaagatcaaTGAGAAACTGTCTCCAGAGAGAAGCATTAATCTGTttcactgtctgaatgaactgaatgatcatTCTCTGgtggaggagatccaacagTACCTCAGATCAGGAAGTCTCTCCCCAtataaactgtctcctgctcagtggtcagctctggtcttcatcttactgtcatcagaaaaagatttggacgtgtttgacctgaatcaatactctgcttcagaggaggctcttctgaggctgctacctgtggtcaaagcctccaacaaagctct GTTAACTAGCTGTAACAtatcagagagaagctgtgaagctctgtcctcagttctcagctcccagtcatCTAgcctgagagagctggacctgagtaacaatgacctgcaggattcaggagtgaagctgctgtctGCTGGACTGGAGAATCAACTCTGTACACTTGAAACTCTCAG GCTGACTGGCTGTAAACTGTCAGACGggagctgtgaagctctgtcctcagttctcagctcccagtccacTAGTCTGAGAGAGTtagacctgagtaacaacgacctgcacgattcaggagtgaagctgttGTCTGCTGGCCTTCAGAGTCCATACTGTATATTGGAAAATCTCAG gTTAACTGGCTGTAACCTCTCAGAGAGCAGCTGTgcagctctgtcctcagttctcagctcccagtcctctaggcTGAGAGAGTtagacctgagtaacaacgacCTGCatgattcaggagtgaagctactgTCTGCTGGACTTCagagtccatactgtacattgaaAAATCTCAGGTCAGTATTAAGCCAATTATACATGATCTGTGGTAAAATTGCTTTGCGCTGGCTGTGCCATTGTTTTTCTATGGGGAGAGCCATGAAGACAAGAGTAACTGTTACTCTTGGCATGGTGCACCGCTCAAAATTGCCACTGAGCGCTGcattcaaagttcaaattatttcaactttgaccttgtTTCCCACTGACCTTTCAAGGCACAACCAAAACCAGAAGCAATGA
- the LOC116040211 gene encoding receptor-interacting serine/threonine-protein kinase 4-like isoform X2: MEMFVEDSSLERWEVIGSGGFGQIYKARHCRWACDVAIKLLRHDDGTNESLLREIDMMRQASSPHVIHVRGVFKGRPPHSGPSTQLGVVMELMERGSLANLQEALSQTPPPWPLAFRLAHQVALGINCLHSLPRPVLHLDLKPPNVLLDDTLNAKLTDFGLARISCSVSRVSKKDDEVGGGTVNYMPPEAFELSYKPNRASDIYSYGILIWSILTGKQPYENAKPTRVQLLIPLEHRPLLDDIRGQAAGLAELTGLMKRCWDNIPKRRPPALECTTETEELYKMYKHAINDAVHEVLKKLDQKEEAMSPAKRLTICQSAGLSGQSQLS, encoded by the exons ATGGAAATGTTTGTTGAAGACTCAAGCCTGGAGCGCTGGGAGGTGATTGGCTCTGGGGGTTTCGGACAAATCTACAAAGCCAGGCACTGTCGGTGGGCCTGTGATGTGGCCATTAAACTGCTTCGTCATGATGACGG gaccAATGAGTCTTTGCTGCGTGAGATCGACATGATGCGTCAGGCGAGCAGCCCGCACGTTATTCACGTCCGAGGGGTCTTCAAGGGTCGACCGCCCCACTCTGGCCCATCAACGCAGCTTGGCGTGGTCATGGAGCTCATGGAGAGAGGATCACTGGCCAACCTACAG GAGGCCTTGAGTCAAACTCCACCACCCTGGCCACTGGCCTTCAGACTGGCTCACCAAGTGGCTCTGGGTATTAACTGCCTCCACAGTCTGCCCCGTCCCGTGCTCCACCTGGACCTGAAGCCCCCCAACGTGCTGCTGGACGACACTCTCAATGCCAAG CTTACAGATTTTGGCCTTGCCCGGATTTCCTGCAGCGTCTCACGGGTTTCCAAGAAGGATGATGAAGTGGGAGGGGGGACGGTCAACTACATGCCACCAGAGGCGTTTGAATTATCATACAAACCCAACCGAGCCTCTGATATCTACAG tTATGGTATACTCATATGGTCTATTCTCACAGGGAAACAGCCATATGAAA ATGCGAAACCCACCAGAGTGCAACTTCTCATCCCATTGGAACACCGTCCACTGCTGGACGATATCAGGGGCCAGGCTGCGGGGTTGGCAGAGTTGACAGGACTGATGAAGAGATGCTGGGACAATATACCCAAACGAAGGCCCCCTGCCCTTG AGTGTACAACTGAGACAGAAGAACTGTATAAGATGTACAAACATGCAATTAATGACGCTGTCCATGAAGTGCTGAAGAAACTG GACCAAAAGGAAGAAGCAATGAGCCCTGCCAAGAGATTAACGATTTGCCAATCAGCTGGGCTCTCTGGCCAATCACAACTAAGTTAG
- the LOC116040226 gene encoding NLR family CARD domain-containing protein 3-like isoform X1, with protein MYIQLYIRKGGTTEVNAEHEARQIETASWKPDRPETTIRQEDIFKTSTGRDEPIRTVMTTGVAGIGKTVLTQKFTLDWAEDKANQDIQFTFPFTFKELNVLKEKKYSLVELVHHFFSIAKEAGICRLDEFQVLFIFDGLDECRLPLDFHNTEILTDATESTSVGVLLTNLIRGKLLPSARLWITTRPAAANQIPPEYVDIVTEVRGFADPQKEEYFRKRFRDEEQASRIISHVKTSRSLHIMCHIPVFCWITATVLEDVLKTREGGELPKTLTEMYIHFLVVQSKLKNVKYDGGAEMDQHWSPESRKMIESLGKLAFEQLQKGNLIFYESDLAECGIDIRAASVYSGVFTQIFKEERGLYQDKVFCFVHLSVQEFLAALHVHLTFTNSGVNLLPKAKWWSNPFKDRFTPTHLYQSAVDKALQSPNGHLDLFLRFLLGLSLETNQTLLRGLMTQKGSTSQTNQETVQYIKKKINEKLSPERSINLFHCLNELNDHSLVEEIQQYLRSGSLSPYKLSPAQWSALVFILLSSEKDLDVFDLNQYSASEEALLRLLPVVKASNKALLTSCNISERSCEALSSVLSSQSSSLRELDLSNNDLQDSGVKLLSAGLENQLCTLETLRLTGCKLSDGSCEALSSVLSSQSTSLRELDLSNNDLHDSGVKLLSAGLQSPYCILENLRLSGCNLSERSCEALSSVLSSQSSSLRELDLSNNALQDSGGKLMSAGLESAHCTLESLSLSGCLITGECCASLASALSSNPSHLRGLDLSYNHPGETAMKLLSARLEDPHWRLDTLRVDHCGEQRLKPGLKKYFCELTVDTNTVNRNLSVNNRKVTYVEEEQPYPVHQERFDFWKQLLCRDDLTGRCYWEVEWRGRVRVAVSYRRVTKRGPSVDCMFGVNNRSWSLNCSDDGYSVCHNNREKVLPSSSSVSVSNRVAVYVDCPAGTLSFYTVSSDQLIHLHTFNTTFTEPLYPGFGFMLKSYGSSVSLCSP; from the exons ATGTACATACAACTCTACATCAGAAAGGGAGGGACTACAGAGGTCAATGCTGAACATGAGGCCAGACAAATTGAAACAGCATCTtggaaaccagacagaccagaaacaacaatcagacaagaagacatctttaaaacctCAACTGGAAGGGATGAACCAATCAGGACAGTGATGACAACGGGAGTGGCTGGCattgggaaaacagtcttaacacagaagttcactctggactgggctgaagacaaagccaatcaggacatccagttcacatttccattcactttcaaagagctgaatgtgctgaaagagaaaaagtacagcttggtggaacttgttcatCACTTCTTTAGTATTGcaaaagaagcaggaatctgcaggcTTGACGAGTTCCAGGTtttgttcatctttgacggtttGGATGAGTGtagacttcctctggacttccacaacactgagatcctgactgatgctacagagtccacctcagtgggtgtgctgctgacaaacctcatcagggggaaactgcttccttctgctcgcctctggataaccacacgacctgcagcagccaatcagatccctcctgagtaTGTTGACATAGTGACCGAGGTCAGAGGGTTTgctgacccacagaaggaggagtacttcaggaagagattcagagatgaggagcaggccagcagaatTATCTCCCACgtcaagacatcacgaagcctccacatcatgtgtcacatcccagtcttctgctggatcactgctacagttctggaggacgtgttgaagaccagagagggaggagagctgcccaagaccctgactgagatgtacatccacttcctggtggttcagtccaaactgaAGAACGTCAAGTACGATGGAGGAGCTGAGATGGATCAACACTGGAgtccagagagcaggaagatgattgagtctctgggaaaactggcttttgagcagctgcagaaaggcaacctgatcttctatgaatcagacctggCAGAGTGTGGCATTGATATCAGAGCAGCCTCAGTATACTCAGGAGtcttcacacagatctttaaagaggagagaggactgtaccaggacaaggtgttctgctttgtccatctgagtgttcaggagtttctggcagctcttcatgtccatctgacattcaccAACTCTGGTGTCAATCTGCTGCCAAAAGCGAAATGGTGGTCTAATCCATTTAAAGACAGATTTACACCGACACATCTCTACCAGAGTGCCgtggacaaggccttacagagtccaaatggacacctggacttgttcctccgcttcctcctgggtctttcactgGAGACCAATCAGACTCTCCTACGAGGTCTGATGACACAAAAAGGAAGTACCTCACAGACAAATCAGGAAACAGTCCAatacatcaagaagaagatcaaTGAGAAACTGTCTCCAGAGAGAAGCATTAATCTGTttcactgtctgaatgaactgaatgatcatTCTCTGgtggaggagatccaacagTACCTCAGATCAGGAAGTCTCTCCCCAtataaactgtctcctgctcagtggtcagctctggtcttcatcttactgtcatcagaaaaagatttggacgtgtttgacctgaatcaatactctgcttcagaggaggctcttctgaggctgctacctgtggtcaaagcctccaacaaagctct GTTAACTAGCTGTAACAtatcagagagaagctgtgaagctctgtcctcagttctcagctcccagtcatCTAgcctgagagagctggacctgagtaacaatgacctgcaggattcaggagtgaagctgctgtctGCTGGACTGGAGAATCAACTCTGTACACTTGAAACTCTCAG GCTGACTGGCTGTAAACTGTCAGACGggagctgtgaagctctgtcctcagttctcagctcccagtccacTAGTCTGAGAGAGTtagacctgagtaacaacgacctgcacgattcaggagtgaagctgttGTCTGCTGGCCTTCAGAGTCCATACTGTATATTGGAAAATCTCAG gttgagtggctgtaacctgtcagagagaagctgtgaagctctgtcctcagttctcagctcccagtcctctagtctgagagagctggacctgagtaacaatgccctgcaggattcaggagggaaaCTGATGTCTGCTGGACTTGAGAGTGCACACTGTACACTGGAATCTCTCAG tctgtcaggctgtttGATCACAGGGGAATGCTGTgcttctctggcctcagctctgagctccaacccctcccatctgagagggctggacctgagctacaatcatccaggagagaCTGCCATGAAGCTGCTGTCTGCTAGACTGGAGGATCCACactggagactggacactctcag GGTGGATCATTGTGGAGAGCAAAGGTTAAAACCTGGCCTGAAGAAGT ATTTCTGTGAACTCacagtggacacaaacacagtgaacagaaaccTGTCTGtaaacaacaggaaggtgacatatgtggaggaggagcagccatATCCAGTTCACCAAGAAAGGTTTGACTTTTGgaaacagctgctgtgtagagacgatctgactggtcgctgttactgggaggtcgagTGGAGAGGTAGAGTTCGCGTAGCAGTGAGTTACAGAAGAGTCACCAAGAGAGGACCCAGTGTTGACTGTATGTTTGGAGTAAATAATCGGTCCTGGAGTCTGAATTGCTCTGATGATGGttactctgtctgtcacaataacagagaaaaagtccttccttcctcctcttctgtctctgtttctaacagagtagcagtgtatgtggactgtcccgCTGgcactctgtccttctacacagtctcctctgaccaactgatccacctccacaccttcaacaccacattcactgaaCCTCTTTATCCAGGGTTTGGGTTCATGTTGAAGTCAtatggttcctcagtgtctctttGTTCTCCGTAG
- the LOC116040226 gene encoding NLR family CARD domain-containing protein 3-like isoform X2: MYIQLYIRKGGTTEVNAEHEARQIETASWKPDRPETTIRQEDIFKTSTGRDEPIRTVMTTGVAGIGKTVLTQKFTLDWAEDKANQDIQFTFPFTFKELNVLKEKKYSLVELVHHFFSIAKEAGICRLDEFQVLFIFDGLDECRLPLDFHNTEILTDATESTSVGVLLTNLIRGKLLPSARLWITTRPAAANQIPPEYVDIVTEVRGFADPQKEEYFRKRFRDEEQASRIISHVKTSRSLHIMCHIPVFCWITATVLEDVLKTREGGELPKTLTEMYIHFLVVQSKLKNVKYDGGAEMDQHWSPESRKMIESLGKLAFEQLQKGNLIFYESDLAECGIDIRAASVYSGVFTQIFKEERGLYQDKVFCFVHLSVQEFLAALHVHLTFTNSGVNLLPKAKWWSNPFKDRFTPTHLYQSAVDKALQSPNGHLDLFLRFLLGLSLETNQTLLRGLMTQKGSTSQTNQETVQYIKKKINEKLSPERSINLFHCLNELNDHSLVEEIQQYLRSGSLSPYKLSPAQWSALVFILLSSEKDLDVFDLNQYSASEEALLRLLPVVKASNKALLTGCKLSDGSCEALSSVLSSQSTSLRELDLSNNDLHDSGVKLLSAGLQSPYCILENLRLSGCNLSERSCEALSSVLSSQSSSLRELDLSNNALQDSGGKLMSAGLESAHCTLESLSLSGCLITGECCASLASALSSNPSHLRGLDLSYNHPGETAMKLLSARLEDPHWRLDTLRVDHCGEQRLKPGLKKYFCELTVDTNTVNRNLSVNNRKVTYVEEEQPYPVHQERFDFWKQLLCRDDLTGRCYWEVEWRGRVRVAVSYRRVTKRGPSVDCMFGVNNRSWSLNCSDDGYSVCHNNREKVLPSSSSVSVSNRVAVYVDCPAGTLSFYTVSSDQLIHLHTFNTTFTEPLYPGFGFMLKSYGSSVSLCSP; encoded by the exons ATGTACATACAACTCTACATCAGAAAGGGAGGGACTACAGAGGTCAATGCTGAACATGAGGCCAGACAAATTGAAACAGCATCTtggaaaccagacagaccagaaacaacaatcagacaagaagacatctttaaaacctCAACTGGAAGGGATGAACCAATCAGGACAGTGATGACAACGGGAGTGGCTGGCattgggaaaacagtcttaacacagaagttcactctggactgggctgaagacaaagccaatcaggacatccagttcacatttccattcactttcaaagagctgaatgtgctgaaagagaaaaagtacagcttggtggaacttgttcatCACTTCTTTAGTATTGcaaaagaagcaggaatctgcaggcTTGACGAGTTCCAGGTtttgttcatctttgacggtttGGATGAGTGtagacttcctctggacttccacaacactgagatcctgactgatgctacagagtccacctcagtgggtgtgctgctgacaaacctcatcagggggaaactgcttccttctgctcgcctctggataaccacacgacctgcagcagccaatcagatccctcctgagtaTGTTGACATAGTGACCGAGGTCAGAGGGTTTgctgacccacagaaggaggagtacttcaggaagagattcagagatgaggagcaggccagcagaatTATCTCCCACgtcaagacatcacgaagcctccacatcatgtgtcacatcccagtcttctgctggatcactgctacagttctggaggacgtgttgaagaccagagagggaggagagctgcccaagaccctgactgagatgtacatccacttcctggtggttcagtccaaactgaAGAACGTCAAGTACGATGGAGGAGCTGAGATGGATCAACACTGGAgtccagagagcaggaagatgattgagtctctgggaaaactggcttttgagcagctgcagaaaggcaacctgatcttctatgaatcagacctggCAGAGTGTGGCATTGATATCAGAGCAGCCTCAGTATACTCAGGAGtcttcacacagatctttaaagaggagagaggactgtaccaggacaaggtgttctgctttgtccatctgagtgttcaggagtttctggcagctcttcatgtccatctgacattcaccAACTCTGGTGTCAATCTGCTGCCAAAAGCGAAATGGTGGTCTAATCCATTTAAAGACAGATTTACACCGACACATCTCTACCAGAGTGCCgtggacaaggccttacagagtccaaatggacacctggacttgttcctccgcttcctcctgggtctttcactgGAGACCAATCAGACTCTCCTACGAGGTCTGATGACACAAAAAGGAAGTACCTCACAGACAAATCAGGAAACAGTCCAatacatcaagaagaagatcaaTGAGAAACTGTCTCCAGAGAGAAGCATTAATCTGTttcactgtctgaatgaactgaatgatcatTCTCTGgtggaggagatccaacagTACCTCAGATCAGGAAGTCTCTCCCCAtataaactgtctcctgctcagtggtcagctctggtcttcatcttactgtcatcagaaaaagatttggacgtgtttgacctgaatcaatactctgcttcagaggaggctcttctgaggctgctacctgtggtcaaagcctccaacaaagctct GCTGACTGGCTGTAAACTGTCAGACGggagctgtgaagctctgtcctcagttctcagctcccagtccacTAGTCTGAGAGAGTtagacctgagtaacaacgacctgcacgattcaggagtgaagctgttGTCTGCTGGCCTTCAGAGTCCATACTGTATATTGGAAAATCTCAG gttgagtggctgtaacctgtcagagagaagctgtgaagctctgtcctcagttctcagctcccagtcctctagtctgagagagctggacctgagtaacaatgccctgcaggattcaggagggaaaCTGATGTCTGCTGGACTTGAGAGTGCACACTGTACACTGGAATCTCTCAG tctgtcaggctgtttGATCACAGGGGAATGCTGTgcttctctggcctcagctctgagctccaacccctcccatctgagagggctggacctgagctacaatcatccaggagagaCTGCCATGAAGCTGCTGTCTGCTAGACTGGAGGATCCACactggagactggacactctcag GGTGGATCATTGTGGAGAGCAAAGGTTAAAACCTGGCCTGAAGAAGT ATTTCTGTGAACTCacagtggacacaaacacagtgaacagaaaccTGTCTGtaaacaacaggaaggtgacatatgtggaggaggagcagccatATCCAGTTCACCAAGAAAGGTTTGACTTTTGgaaacagctgctgtgtagagacgatctgactggtcgctgttactgggaggtcgagTGGAGAGGTAGAGTTCGCGTAGCAGTGAGTTACAGAAGAGTCACCAAGAGAGGACCCAGTGTTGACTGTATGTTTGGAGTAAATAATCGGTCCTGGAGTCTGAATTGCTCTGATGATGGttactctgtctgtcacaataacagagaaaaagtccttccttcctcctcttctgtctctgtttctaacagagtagcagtgtatgtggactgtcccgCTGgcactctgtccttctacacagtctcctctgaccaactgatccacctccacaccttcaacaccacattcactgaaCCTCTTTATCCAGGGTTTGGGTTCATGTTGAAGTCAtatggttcctcagtgtctctttGTTCTCCGTAG
- the LOC116040211 gene encoding receptor-interacting serine/threonine-protein kinase 4-like isoform X1, with product MEMFVEDSSLERWEVIGSGGFGQIYKARHCRWACDVAIKLLRHDDGTNESLLREIDMMRQASSPHVIHVRGVFKGRPPHSGPSTQLGVVMELMERGSLANLQEALSQTPPPWPLAFRLAHQVALGINCLHSLPRPVLHLDLKPPNVLLDDTLNAKLTDFGLARISCSVSRVSKKDDEVGGGTVNYMPPEAFELSYKPNRASDIYSYGILIWSILTGKQPYENAKPTRVQLLIPLEHRPLLDDIRGQAAGLAELTGLMKRCWDNIPKRRPPALGVETSSLTKTALTQNYNSLRCLALMSHLYSMLWTTECTTETEELYKMYKHAINDAVHEVLKKLDQKEEAMSPAKRLTICQSAGLSGQSQLS from the exons ATGGAAATGTTTGTTGAAGACTCAAGCCTGGAGCGCTGGGAGGTGATTGGCTCTGGGGGTTTCGGACAAATCTACAAAGCCAGGCACTGTCGGTGGGCCTGTGATGTGGCCATTAAACTGCTTCGTCATGATGACGG gaccAATGAGTCTTTGCTGCGTGAGATCGACATGATGCGTCAGGCGAGCAGCCCGCACGTTATTCACGTCCGAGGGGTCTTCAAGGGTCGACCGCCCCACTCTGGCCCATCAACGCAGCTTGGCGTGGTCATGGAGCTCATGGAGAGAGGATCACTGGCCAACCTACAG GAGGCCTTGAGTCAAACTCCACCACCCTGGCCACTGGCCTTCAGACTGGCTCACCAAGTGGCTCTGGGTATTAACTGCCTCCACAGTCTGCCCCGTCCCGTGCTCCACCTGGACCTGAAGCCCCCCAACGTGCTGCTGGACGACACTCTCAATGCCAAG CTTACAGATTTTGGCCTTGCCCGGATTTCCTGCAGCGTCTCACGGGTTTCCAAGAAGGATGATGAAGTGGGAGGGGGGACGGTCAACTACATGCCACCAGAGGCGTTTGAATTATCATACAAACCCAACCGAGCCTCTGATATCTACAG tTATGGTATACTCATATGGTCTATTCTCACAGGGAAACAGCCATATGAAA ATGCGAAACCCACCAGAGTGCAACTTCTCATCCCATTGGAACACCGTCCACTGCTGGACGATATCAGGGGCCAGGCTGCGGGGTTGGCAGAGTTGACAGGACTGATGAAGAGATGCTGGGACAATATACCCAAACGAAGGCCCCCTGCCCTTGGTGTGGAAACTTCTTCACTTACTAAAACTGCACTGACACAGAATTATAATAGCTTGAGATGCCTGGCTCTAATGTCACACCTTTACTCTATGTTGTGGACAACAGAGTGTACAACTGAGACAGAAGAACTGTATAAGATGTACAAACATGCAATTAATGACGCTGTCCATGAAGTGCTGAAGAAACTG GACCAAAAGGAAGAAGCAATGAGCCCTGCCAAGAGATTAACGATTTGCCAATCAGCTGGGCTCTCTGGCCAATCACAACTAAGTTAG